AGTAAATCAGTGCGTGTGATAATTCCGGTAAGGTTGCCATTATCCTGGGCAATTGGAATGCAGGTGAGTTGATGTTCAACACAACTGACGGCTAGCTGACGAATATTGGTATCCGGTGTGGCGGTAATGATCTTTGTTGTGTAGCACTCTTCTATAGTGTCTTCCACAGTATGTAGCTGAGCGCCCTGAGTGCTTAAGTATTGCAGTAGTAATTTTTCTGTTACAACACCCATGAGTCTGCCGGTGCCAGAGAGCACGATTAGATGGCTTATATCAAATTGCTTCATTTTGTATAAGGCGGACTGAATCTTACTACCTTGCAATACGGCCTGTACCGGGTGTGACATGATCAGAGAGGCCGGAATATAAGAGCGAGGGTGTTCTTCTGGAGTGCTGCTACCGCTTGTTTCACTATATGCTGATGCAGCTTTTCGAGCGTTTCCTTTGCTCTGTGATCCCGCTTCCTGAAGCAGCATCTGGTCAATATGATCTTTTTCATGGTCTTTGTCGCCGCCGGCGGGTGCGGTATTGGCGGCCGCTGTCATCTGCTCCACCCCACGCGGGGTGAACATAGATTTAACCGGTGTTTGTATACGATATCCCTGATCGTAAATAACCAATGCCATAATTAACTTTCACTTTTTTCAAAGAACTATCGTTATTATATCGTCCGCCGGATCAGATTCTTGATGATGAATCGTGCCGGATTTAGTATATCAATCAGTTCCTTTTCAATGGGTAACGGCTCATTTTCGAGCATGGCTGCAATAATCTCACCACTTATTGGACCACTAATCAGCCCTTTTGATCCATGGGCCAGGTTTGCGTACAGTCCTGGATAGTGTTTTGGCGGTGTATCGATAGCCTTTTTAGCGTCATGGCGCAGTTGTGCATAGTCCTCGACAAAAGCTTCATACACGGGCACTGCGCCTATCATCGGTAACTTATCTGGTGAAGCGCAACGAAAGCCTACACGCCCTGTTAAGCTATTATCAGTATGGTATTGCTGTAGTGTATTTGCTAACTCCGGTGCCATTTCTGCAATTTTGGTGAGATTGTGCTGATGACCTGACTCGCGGATATCTGTGGCTTCGTCTTTAAGGTCGAATGTCGCACCAAAACAAAAGC
The genomic region above belongs to Amphritea japonica ATCC BAA-1530 and contains:
- a CDS encoding HPP family protein, which translates into the protein MALVIYDQGYRIQTPVKSMFTPRGVEQMTAAANTAPAGGDKDHEKDHIDQMLLQEAGSQSKGNARKAASAYSETSGSSTPEEHPRSYIPASLIMSHPVQAVLQGSKIQSALYKMKQFDISHLIVLSGTGRLMGVVTEKLLLQYLSTQGAQLHTVEDTIEECYTTKIITATPDTNIRQLAVSCVEHQLTCIPIAQDNGNLTGIITRTDLLQSLINNEWLDSRAP